From the genome of Pelobacter propionicus DSM 2379, one region includes:
- a CDS encoding NADH-quinone oxidoreductase subunit A, whose translation MDMSPYFSFFLFLLASVGFVGLIVGLNALLGPRSEPSAIKLEPFECGSNPLQQRNVRPLSIKYYPIAIFFLLFDLEAVLLFIWAVSAGNRDMATLSLFSFLFFMGVLSLAFIYIWKEGGLEWR comes from the coding sequence ATGGATATGAGCCCGTACTTTTCGTTTTTTCTGTTTCTTCTGGCGTCGGTCGGTTTTGTCGGTTTGATTGTCGGTCTGAACGCGCTCCTTGGTCCGCGCAGCGAGCCGAGCGCCATCAAGCTGGAGCCGTTCGAGTGCGGTTCCAACCCCCTGCAACAGCGCAACGTCCGTCCGCTGTCCATCAAGTACTACCCCATCGCCATCTTTTTTCTTCTGTTCGATCTGGAAGCCGTGCTTCTGTTCATCTGGGCGGTATCCGCCGGCAACCGCGACATGGCCACGCTCTCGTTGTTCTCGTTTCTGTTTTTCATGGGCGTGCTTTCTTTGGCATTCATCTATATCTGGAAGGAAGGTGGTCTTGAATGGCGATGA
- the nuoB gene encoding NADH-quinone oxidoreductase subunit NuoB yields the protein MAMMEYLTTRKDELIGWVRKFSIFPYPFVTACCGMEFMAVASTLYDTDRFGAALPRFTPRQSDLLMVVGTITHKEAPVIKRVYDQMCDPKWVMAFGACATSGGVYRNYTVLQGVDRIIPVDIYIPGCPPRPEMVIDAIMKLQDKIAGERHPIFPYEKQNPVPV from the coding sequence ATGGCGATGATGGAGTATCTGACAACCCGTAAGGACGAACTGATCGGCTGGGTCCGCAAGTTCAGTATTTTTCCCTATCCCTTCGTCACCGCCTGCTGCGGCATGGAATTCATGGCCGTTGCCTCCACCCTGTACGACACCGACCGTTTCGGTGCCGCGCTTCCCCGCTTTACCCCCCGTCAGTCCGACCTTTTGATGGTAGTCGGCACCATCACCCACAAGGAAGCCCCGGTCATTAAAAGAGTCTACGACCAGATGTGCGATCCCAAATGGGTCATGGCGTTTGGCGCCTGCGCCACCAGTGGTGGTGTCTATCGCAACTACACCGTGCTTCAGGGTGTGGACCGGATCATCCCGGTGGATATCTACATCCCCGGCTGCCCGCCGCGCCCCGAGATGGTCATCGACGCCATCATGAAACTGCAGGACAAGATAGCCGGCGAGCGCCACCCGATCTTCCCGTACGAGAAACAGAACCCGGTCCCGGTCTGA
- a CDS encoding NADH-quinone oxidoreductase subunit C, which yields MVNETIRTTVSELYDRSWDSHGMLVLETDAGRILPLITRLKRSFYFDLLLDITGVDYPERDPRFDVVYHLYSPRNNVRVRIKVPVTEAEPNVPTLTGLYGSARYIEREVHEMYGIVSIGNDDLRPILLYEGFEGHPLRKDYPIDREQPIVEYRK from the coding sequence ATGGTCAACGAGACAATACGCACCACCGTCAGTGAGTTGTACGATCGATCCTGGGACAGTCACGGCATGCTGGTCCTTGAGACCGACGCCGGCCGTATCCTTCCCCTGATCACCCGCCTGAAGCGCTCCTTCTACTTCGATCTTCTTCTGGACATAACCGGCGTGGACTATCCCGAGCGGGACCCTCGCTTCGACGTCGTCTACCACCTGTACAGCCCGCGCAACAACGTGCGGGTCAGGATCAAGGTACCGGTCACGGAAGCCGAGCCCAACGTCCCGACCCTAACCGGCCTGTACGGTTCGGCCCGCTACATCGAGCGCGAAGTGCACGAGATGTACGGCATCGTCTCCATCGGCAACGACGACCTTCGTCCGATCCTTTTGTACGAAGGGTTCGAAGGCCATCCCCTGCGTAAAGACTACCCCATCGACAGGGAACAACCCATCGTCGAATATCGGAAATAG
- the nuoD gene encoding NADH dehydrogenase (quinone) subunit D, with product MEYKSPVRSNLEQTADPNHVLVNMGPSHPATHGTIQIIAALDGERVAKADIHCGYLHRGFEKESEHHTYHKIIPFTDRLNYCSALNNNFAYVEGVEKLLGIELTPRCIYLRTLLAEYNRVADHVTCVAATVMEMGAMTAFLYLMTIRDYIFEHLNQLTGARLTYSFARVGGLKNDLPDGWLERLEEILQFTEKYCGRIHGLLDRNRIFIDRTRDVGAMSPEHALNWGYTGPILRSTGAKIDIRKDNPYLAYADLDFEVPVGIKGDNYDRYYVRMREIDESISMVRQCMKKLPDGPVNIDDRRIMYPTKDKVYTKIEYLISHFKLVIDGIQVPAGEIYVSHEAPNGELGFYLISDGSGRPYKLHVRSPSFAHMGGMHTLLEGYQVADVIATFGSMNMIGGECDR from the coding sequence GTGGAATACAAATCCCCGGTACGATCAAACCTGGAACAGACCGCCGACCCGAACCATGTTCTGGTCAACATGGGTCCCTCCCATCCGGCCACCCACGGCACCATACAGATCATCGCCGCCCTGGACGGAGAGAGAGTCGCCAAAGCCGACATCCACTGCGGCTACCTGCACCGTGGCTTCGAGAAGGAATCGGAGCACCACACCTACCACAAGATCATCCCCTTCACCGACCGTTTGAACTACTGCTCGGCCCTGAACAACAACTTCGCCTACGTGGAAGGTGTGGAGAAACTCTTAGGCATCGAACTCACGCCGCGCTGCATCTACCTGCGCACGCTCCTGGCCGAATACAACCGGGTCGCCGACCACGTCACCTGCGTTGCTGCCACTGTCATGGAAATGGGCGCCATGACCGCGTTTTTGTACCTGATGACCATCCGCGACTATATCTTCGAGCACTTGAATCAGCTCACCGGCGCGCGCCTCACCTACTCCTTTGCCCGTGTCGGCGGCTTAAAGAACGACCTGCCCGACGGCTGGCTGGAGCGGCTGGAAGAGATCCTGCAGTTCACCGAGAAGTACTGCGGCCGCATCCACGGGCTTCTGGACCGTAACCGCATCTTCATCGACCGTACCCGCGACGTGGGCGCCATGAGTCCCGAGCACGCGCTCAACTGGGGCTACACCGGCCCGATCCTGCGCTCCACCGGCGCCAAGATCGACATCAGGAAAGACAACCCGTATCTCGCCTATGCCGACCTTGACTTCGAAGTCCCCGTCGGTATCAAGGGGGACAACTACGACCGTTACTACGTGCGCATGCGCGAGATCGACGAATCAATCTCCATGGTCAGGCAGTGCATGAAGAAACTTCCCGACGGCCCGGTCAACATCGACGACCGCCGGATCATGTATCCCACCAAAGACAAGGTCTACACCAAGATCGAATACCTGATCAGCCACTTCAAACTGGTCATCGACGGCATCCAGGTACCTGCCGGCGAAATCTACGTAAGCCACGAAGCGCCCAACGGCGAGCTCGGCTTCTACCTGATCAGCGACGGCAGCGGCCGTCCCTACAAACTGCATGTCAGAAGTCCCAGCTTCGCGCACATGGGTGGCATGCACACCCTGCTGGAGGGATATCAAGTCGCCGACGTCATCGCCACCTTCGGCTCCATGAACATGATCGGCGGGGAGTGTGACCGATGA